The sequence tcaaggagagtggttcaattgttgtgaagaaggcttcagggcacccaagaaagtccagcaagcgccaggatcgtctcctaaagttgattcagctgcgggatcggggcaccaccagtacagagcttgctcaggaatggcaacaggcaagtgtgagtgcatctgcacgcacagtgagtcgaagacttttggaggatggcctggtgtcaagaagggcagcaaagaagccacttctctgcaggaaaaacatcagggacagacttatATTctacaaaaggtacagggattggactgctgaggactggggtaaagtcattttctctgatgaatcccctttccgattgtttggggcatctggaaaaaagcttgtccggagaagacaaggtgagcgctaccatgagtcctgtgtcatgccaacagtaaagtatcctgagaccattcatgtgtggggttgcttctcagctaagggagtgggctcactcacaattttgcctaagaacacagccatgaataaagaatggtaacaacacatcctcggAGATCAActcctcccaaccatccaggaacagtttggtgacaaacaatgccttttccagcatgatagaGCACCTTggcataaggcaaaagtgataactaagcgGCTCGGGGATAAAACATTGATttttttgggtccatggccaggaaactccccagaccttaatcccattgagaacttgtggttcaaacaaaaacccacaaattctgacaaactccaagcattgattatgcaagaatgggctgccatcagccaggatgtggcccagaagttaattgacagcatgacagggtggattgcagaggtcttgaaaaagaagggtcaacactgcaaatattgactttttgcatcaacttcatgtaattgtcaataaaagcctttgacacgtatgaaatgcttgtaattatacttcagcattccatagtaacatctgacaaaaatatctaaagacactgaagcagcaaacgttGTGGAAatcaatatttgtgtcattctcaacttttggctacaactatacactgaacaaaaatataaatgtaacatgcaaAAAATTGaatggttttactgagttacagttcctataaggaaatcagtccattgaaataaattaattaggccctaatctatggatttcacatgactgggatacctttaaaaaagtaaggggtgtggatcagaaaaccagtcagaatATTGTggggccggttggacgtactgccaaattccgaaaacaacattggaggcggcttatagtaaagaaatgaacattaaattctctggtaacgcctctggtggacatttctgcagtcagcatgccaattgcaagctctcTCAAAACTTGGGACATCTGTGGCATAGAGTTGAGTGACAAAActccacattttagagtggccttttattgtcctcagcacaaggtgcacctgtgttatgatcatgctgtttaatcagcttcttgatatgccacacctgttaggtggatggattatcttgacaaaggagaaatcaAAATGTTCGAGATGGGTTTCAGTGCATCACGTGTGGTTTGACCCATATGATATAGAGTTTCCTGTATATTCATAACTCACCTCCCTTTCCAGCTAATTTGGACATTTTTAGTGAGCCAAAAATAAATCATTAGAATGAGTAAATCACTAGAATGCGCAACACATTTTTACAACACAAGCAAAAAGAGCCTCCACCTCCCAAGAGAGGAAATTATACAATAtcaattgttgtttttttccaATGTTGACAGGCAGGAATTTACACTCAAGCACATCTCCCAAGAgcgacagacagtgttgtatgcATGAGATCTTAGGTTGACTATTTTGCCCCGCCCTGCAAACTATGTTCTGAAAACATGAATTCTGCCTCAGGACAGGGCTGTTTTGGGTGAATAATACGGAAATTTCTCCGATCATAAATACCTGgataaagtgaaataaaacagGATTTGCATAGAAGTTTTAAAAAGGGACAGCGCAACATTTTTTCTACttacagagaggaggaagttGAAGGTAGCTAACAAGCTGTTCCTGTGGACTTCCAGTCATAGCACTAACACTAGTTAACAATGGCTCCAGAAACGACCTTCAACTTCCTccaaactacacacacagacatacaaattGTATCCataagttcatctgactctgggtaagtagaaaaaaaagggtttAAATTGCCTAAATGTCAGACTGTGGCTTTAAGGCTGAAGAGATGAACATGCATATCACTTAAACTATTTCAATAACAatgttacaaaaacacattttaactttttattacatttaaaatgtttgAGTTTCTCTATATGCAAGACAGTGCACCATTTTTAACTTAACTATACAGACAAGAACTTATACAAAAGGCACAATCATAAACTTGTTGCGAGTATCAATGATGTGTCCTCAAGGAATCCACTCCTGTCCTAAGCACACAAACATGGGACAACATTTATTTTGTTACCCAAACTGTTTATTTTGTTGCAAAAAGACCACCATTGCCTCAATGCTTGATTTTTCAAAACCAGACTGTGCTCTCTGAAAATAGAACTCTTTCCGGTAGGTAAAATGGCCAAGCCACTTAAAACAAGAGGAGATGCACTCTAACCTTTGTCAAGTCTATGACATCAACCTCTCCATGTGAAAACTTCCTCTGTATCTCACCCAGACAGCTTCCCAGGATGTATTTGTTATTATTTGTTATATTTTCTCTCTATATTTTGACTACAGACTAAACATATTTGAGACAATTGTGAAATTGTGTGGCAGAATGGTACTGTAGGCATTGTATGGTAAGCAGGGTTCCTGGATACTTATACAACTAACCTTTACTAATTAACTGAAGTGCAGTGTCAATCTTTTAAATAAATCCTTCATTGATGAAAATAAAAGCTTTGggtcaaaaaaatacatttttaattccaACTTTAGTAAGGTCACTGCTTGTTTTTGAGTCAAATTCCCCCCCGCTTTATTTCCTGTTAAGACTGGATCACTGCCTATTTCCCAATGTTCACACTAGCACACTACTTAGTATGCATGGCCAAAACATCACACTACATAATGTATGAGTTTGGGCATTGGGACACAACAGAGTTGGAGTGTCCTCCACTGGTGTTTCTTTTGCTCGTCCTTAGTCCGCATCGTGGTTGTAGAGGATGTCAGCGACCTCGTTCTTCCTGTGAGCGGGAGGCACCAGGTGCTGAGGTAGTTCGGAGGGCAGCTCGTACCCCTCCAGCTTCACCTTGATCAGGTGCTGTGCCAGGGCAAACTCCTCGTCATCCAGCATGCCGTCTTTATCACAGTCCGCCAGCTTCCAGATCTTCCCCAGGACTGTGTTGGGCAGACGGGAGCTCATCATCTCCTTCTTGGCATTGACTCCACTAATTTTCCCGTTGATGGGATTCAAGGAGTAGAAGATCTCGTCGTACTTGTGCTTGTCATGGCTCACGATCCAGTCGTCACAGTCAGACCCGGCGCTGATGCCCTCTCCGTAGCCCTGGCCAAAGGGCCCATCCTGGGAGCCCTCAAAGGCCCCGCCGCTCACCATAGCTGGTGGCGCCTTGCTCTCCTCATCGCGGATCATGGTCATCAGGCCGGAGATCTTGTTGGCCAGCATCTTGTCCACAGACTCGATCAGCTTCATCTTCAGGGAGGGGAACTTGCTGAAGTCATAGTGCTGGAGCTGCTCCTGTATAAACAAAAGATATAAACAAAAGAAACAAAGAATGTTCAGAGATCAATGTAATTTGTTGTGGCACAAAATCACACATTACAGGCTTCCTACATGCAACCAATAAGTTGGGTGCAGGTAGGATCTGGATTAAAGGGACCCTAAAATCATATCAGGGTTAAGATTACGGTGGGTTGACCATAGGGTATGTTACGGTTACATTTCATTGTTTGACTGTTTCTGATTGACAGGTCTCTGAGGTGCTGTGTAGAACATTTTGTTTAGTAAAATTCCTATGACTAAAATGCAGAGGAATTTGTGACTATGGCGGGTggtccctctcctcaacacacaaCAACAGGACCGGGCATAACACTGCTCCTCGGGGATCCATACATACTAGAACATGCTCAATGTGGAGCATTCTCTCCAGACAATGTCTCATAACCAGCTGCAATGCTCTCGCGTCCAAGTGTTGTGATGATTTTCTAGGTTCAACGAGTTGAGCTACTCCCTTCCAAATCCAAAGCCAGGCTCAGTCTACCTCTAAGGCCTAGCTCTCGCTCTCCTGTGTAGCTGACAGAAAACAGCTGCGTTCACACAGAGCTGGGGAAGTGCCAGGGGCGTGGCCGTCTCTCGCTTTCAACTGGATGGAAACGTCCGGCAACGATGACGTTCTGATTCATTGTTGACGATCTATCCCCTTTACTTGAATCTACACGTACGGTCTCACAACTCCCTTGAGGTGTTCAAGATAACTAAACCGATTAAGGGTAAATATTTGACAATACTCTGCATTTTGGGACGAGCCATTGAGTTGCATCTAGATGATAACCtataatgtgtcccaaatgggcacgctatccctttatagtgcactactcttgacaaGGGCACAGAtagcgctggtcaaaagtagtgcactatataggaaataaggtgccatttgggacacagccgtGTTCATTCTCTGGAGCCATGGTAACCCAGCTGACCTGCATCTTGACGACGTTGGGGAAGTCTCCAGCGGATATGTGGTGCTCTCTCTGCagtatggtgtagatctcaggaAGTCGCATGATCAgttcctccttcttcttctccttcccaAATAACGACGGCATCTCTTTCTTCAGGTAGCTGATGATGTAAGCATGcacctatgagagagagagaggtaatgtatTAGTATGTTTCAGCATTAACCACTTGTCTTTTGAATTCATTTGCAGATTTCAGCTTTCCACATTTTCAAATAAAGTTCCTATTACACTGTAGGTATGGGGTCATGCTGCTGTCGAGCAAACTCGGTCTACATCTGTGTGGTTCCCTTCCTTCTCCATGCTTTGATATTTTCATCTGATTTCATAATGAGACTTGCACAGTATGTGTGAACTCAAATTGTATGAGGGGAAATGATAAGGTGGGTTAAAAATAGAACACATCGGAAAGAAGTTGATTGCATTCATTAAGCAGGGTCCTTCAACCTCTCCAAGCATTGTTGGACCAGCAGGGTTATCAATGTGTTCGCAAGTGCGACTCCACCTTTTAAGATGTCCTTGCCAGGGGAACATTCACACCAATGTTTACACTAACATGTCCTCAATAAAGGGAAGGAAGTTCGCTCCAGGGGACAAGGTAAGGTTTTGCCTTTAGTTTCCATATTATGTTTATTCCTCTTGGAAGCAGGCAGGCATTGTGGgatggacaaacagacagacaaagacagacaaggTCGGCGTAAACATGGCAGACAGACtggcagggagaggttgagagggTGGGTAAGCAGGGTCTTAGTTTTTGGTTAGGACGTCATACATTCTCCACTGACCAGGGAAAAGGGCCAACCTGGGGGTACAGAGTGCTTTACTACATCACATggcctcacactcacacactctcagcATAGAAGGAAGAAATACAGAGAGCTGCGGGATtcctgttgtttgtttgtttgtttatttagatCCCCGTTAGCTTTTTCAGAAGCAGCTGATTGGGCAGGGCAGAAAGCACAGGATTTGGCAGGGCAGAGTGGGGAGAACAGTAACGGTAGAGTTACCGTAGCAGCTTATTACCTTAGCAAGTCGAGCCCGTTTGATGAGGTCATTGAGTTTGCGTAAGGCAGCATTCCGAGGCAggccctgaatgtccttgaagaGGTCTTGCGTCTCTGCCTCAAAGAGCCTACGGTTTTCCGTGTTCCGCAGGGGTTTGGCCCAGAACGAACCCAGGTAGACCCTCACCACCTCAGGTGTGTTGATCACCTTCCCCAGGGACCACATCAGAGCTCCGTAGACCCTCATCAGCTGCTGGCTGTCCACCTGGTCAGCCTTGTTCAGCACCACGCGGATCTTGTCGTCCTGGCCACGGAAGGCCTTGATGGCCTCAGAGAACTCGTCTGATATGTCCAGTTTGTGGGCGTCAAAGAGGAGGATGATGCGGTCCACCCGCTCCCCGAACCATCGCAGCACCTCTGAGAAATCATAGCCTGttgagtgaaaaaaaaaaaatcatgaccCCTTAGCCAACATTGAAGAGGTATCACTCTTCGATAAACATCAATTAtaactgatatacagtggggcaaaaaagtatttagccagccaccaattgtgcaagttctgccacttaaaaagatgaggcctgtaatttatcataggcacacttcaactatgacagacaaaatggagaaaaaaaaatccagaaaatcacattgtaggattttttattaatttatttgcaaatgatggtgaaaaataagtatttggtcaataacaaaagtgtatctcaatactttattatataccctttgttggcaatgacagaggtcaaacgttttctgtaagtctacaaaaggttttcacacactgttgctggtattttggcccattcctccatgcagatttctagagcagtgatgtgttggggctgttgctgggcaacacggactttcaactccctccaaagattttctatggggttgagatctggagactggctaggccactccaggaccttgaaatgcttcttacgaagccactccgttgcccgggcggtgtgtttgggatcattgtcatgctgaaagacccagccacgtttcatcttcaatgcccttgctgatggaaggaggttttcactcaaaatctcacgatacatggccccattcattcttcccTTTACACGGaccagtcgtcctggtccctttgcagaaaaacagccccaaagcatgatgtttccacacccatgcttcacagtaggtatggtgttctttggatgcaactcagcattctatgtcctccaaacacgacgagttaagtttttaccaaaaagttatattttggtttcatctgaccatatgacattctcccaatcttcttctggatcacccAAATGCTCTCtcgcaaacttcagatgggcctggacatgtactggcttaagcagggggacacgtctggcactgcaggatttgagtccctggcggcgtagtgtgttactgatggtaggcgtttgtttctttggtcccagctctctgcaggtcattcactaggtccccccgtgtggttctgggatttttgctcgctgttcttgtgatcattttgaccccacggggtgagatcttgcgtggagccccagatctagggagattatcagtggtcttgtatgtcttccatttcctaataattgctcgcacagttgatttcttcaaaccaagctgcttacctattgcagattcagtcttcccagcctggtgcaggtcaacAATTTTGTTCTCataatggagtttggagtgtgactgtttgaggttgtggacaggtgtcttttatactgataacaagttcaaacaggtgccattaatacaggtaacgagtggaggacagaggagcctcttaaagaagaagttacaggtctgtgagcgccagaaatcttgcttgtttgtaggtgaccaaatacttattttccaccataatttgcaaataaattcattaaaaatcctacaatgtgattttctggatttttttctctctcattttgtctgtcattagttgaagtgtacctatgatgaaaattacaggcctctgatctttattaagtgggagaacttgcacaattggtggctgacttaatacttttttgccccactgtagctgtactgcTATTGGTTACAGTCTTTTGTCTGCAGAACACCTGATTTACAATCTATTGCAATGTGACGATTTCCTGCACTTGAAAAGAGATGGAACAAAAACAAATAATCAGACACAAATCCAACAAAAAGTCAGATTTTTATACATCCTCTAACTAAGATCTCTACAGTGGCCCACGGGTGAAAGCaccatcttttatttattttcccaggTAAGttcactgagaacacattctcatttacagcaacgacctggggaatagttacaggggagaggagggggatgaatgagccaaattgtaaactggggattattaggtgaccatgagggtttgagggccagattgggaatttagctaggacatcggggttaacacccctactcttacaataagtgccatgggatgtttaatgacctcagagtcaggactccctgcttagcttcagaagcaagccagcagtggtatgcagggtggcatGCTGCTGGCTTAAAAGGGATAGTGCGAGATTTTGGAAATTAAGCTCTTTTTCTACTTCTAGTCAGATGAACGCATAGATACCAATTATATTTATCCgctaccatttttatgtctctgtagCTATGCTAGCTGTTCCGGTAGACTTCCAATCATTGGGCTAAATGCTAGTGAAACTACCTTCAAACTGGACACTGAGCCATACAAATAGTATCCAAGAGTTAATCTGACTGGGTAAGTAGAAAAAGAGTGCACCGTCTCTTTAAAGGTCACCACTAATGTTTATACAACAGCCAACCAGTGACTACACTCTGGGCCTCCTGAAATAGAATGAGGGTTGACATATGAATGACAGATATATCCTTTATGTTTCTGTTGACTAAATACACACTATTGGAGGTTCAAACACTAGCCTACAGGTAAAACTAAATGTGCATGTGGCAGCTGTGGCACTCCTTTTCTAAATAAACCATGTCAGGTTGTAATGAAAACGGGTCCACAAAGACAGACACCTAGATCGTCTTACAGATTTCAGGAGGCGTATCATATGCTGGCCCATTGACAAGTATCGTAGACGATCGCCAGTAAAAGTGTGCATACATGCATTTGCAAAGGACATTACAATCAAATGATTGCCTGGAAGACGAGGCATATTGTGATTTTCTTGAATGAGCAATAATCCTTAAATAATTGTGCTTCAATTTCAAAAGGAAAATGTAAAAAGTTGCCTTCGAGCAGCAATCAATTTCCCTTTAATGCTGTGTTGCTAACACAAACAAATGGCAGGGATTACAAGGCTATAAAAAATGAGAGCAGCCTAATGGCCAAGCCATTTAGGAGGAGTTCTGAGAGAGGATAGTGTGGGAACTGTCAACGCTGTAATGACGCGAGAGAGTACTCAGAGGACATTGGTATAGACGGACACTCATGAAACAAATTCTGTGATTTTGAGGAGTGGGCCTATAAAAATTTACAATATAATTCAACATGAAAACTACCGATGTTGTGATGCTATGATGAGTCATTGAAAGAATGTTTAAATGGCTAGAGCTTGAGGAATGCAACCTCAGCTGTACACAGAGAGCAACCAACAACAGATGTAGAAGAACGCCCATATCCCCAtggtatgtgtcccaaatggcaccctattcgctacatagtgcattacttttgaccagagctctatgggccctggtcaaaagtagtgcactacataccaTTGAAGTCAGAAGAtaatatacaccttagccaaatacatttaaactcagcttttcacaattccagacatgtaatcctagtagaaattccctgttttaggtcagttaggatcaccactttattttcagaatgtgcaatttcagaataagagtagagagaatgatttatttcagcttttatttctttcatcacattcccagaagttcacatacactcaattagtatttggtagcattgcctttaattagtttatcttgggtcaaagatttcaggtagccttccacaagcttcccacaataagttgggtgaattttggcccattcctcttgacagagctggtgtaa is a genomic window of Oncorhynchus tshawytscha isolate Ot180627B linkage group LG11, Otsh_v2.0, whole genome shotgun sequence containing:
- the ehd4 gene encoding EH domain-containing protein 4, with translation MFSWVNNEQGGRNKDGEMYQTVTEGLQQLYTKKILPLEETYLFHDFHSPALEAADFQSKPMVLLVGQYSTGKTTFIRYLLEQDFPGMRIGPEPTTDGFIAVMYGENEGVVPGNALVVDPKKPFRKLNAFGNSFLNRLICSQIPNQVLRGISIIDTPGILSGEKQRISRGYDFSEVLRWFGERVDRIILLFDAHKLDISDEFSEAIKAFRGQDDKIRVVLNKADQVDSQQLMRVYGALMWSLGKVINTPEVVRVYLGSFWAKPLRNTENRRLFEAETQDLFKDIQGLPRNAALRKLNDLIKRARLAKVHAYIISYLKKEMPSLFGKEKKKEELIMRLPEIYTILQREHHISAGDFPNVVKMQEQLQHYDFSKFPSLKMKLIESVDKMLANKISGLMTMIRDEESKAPPAMVSGGAFEGSQDGPFGQGYGEGISAGSDCDDWIVSHDKHKYDEIFYSLNPINGKISGVNAKKEMMSSRLPNTVLGKIWKLADCDKDGMLDDEEFALAQHLIKVKLEGYELPSELPQHLVPPAHRKNEVADILYNHDAD